TGGCCGACAACATTCTGTGGTATAGCTGTGCAGGTTCTCTAATCAAAAAATACACAGCATTACTGgcagaaacgcacagcattgagTTTTTATTAAGTGACATTTCTGCCGGGTATATGACGGGGTTATCTTGTTAAACAGAAATGCACAATGTTATTGTTGGTAACGTTTCTGTCTTAGGTCCCATACCCTATTAATGATTTGAAGTGTGTTGGTGCCACTCTCTGGTCATGACTGCAGGTGGTCTAGCACCAGCAATACACAGTTGGGGGACACATATGTCTTTTTGTGTGGTCATACTGGCTATGCCACTGCTTTTTCGTGACCATCGAAAATACGCAAGAGGTGTTAGTAATTTTTCTGTTGGTTATAGGACCGTACTGCGGTCGGtatcaggaatacacaacactgaAGCTGTCCTTGTCTTCCTGGTTTTGAACTTATTACCTTAGTTTGCTGTACATCAGAAAAACACAGCATTGGAAGGTGCCCGTATCTTCTGTGTTTAATTACTCAGAAAAACGCCATAATTGCTATTGTCCTTTCAGTTGGATGAAGGACCCTAACCCATTAAGCATCAGAAGCTCACATTGGAGCCTCTGTCCCTTCCCTTTGCTTAGGTTACATGGTATCTTATTACATATTAGAAATACACAACATTCTAAGTTTGATTTGTGTCTTCTTTGTCCTACAGGTGACTGTATATCAGAAAATATAACAGTGAAAGCTGGGTGTGTCTTCCTGTTTTAATGTCCCATATTAAACCTAAGCTGGCTACCCTTCAGAAATTTAAGATTTATGACCTGTAGATCTGTGATATTAATTATATATCTGTCATTTTATTTCAGACCTTATTTTCCATACACATGGAAGGAACAGGATTTCTGATGGCAAAAGATTCAGTCCTTTACATCTAGGCATGCCAGAGACATGCCCTAGACCGGAacccagtagggttataggacACTAGAAGAAGGTCATAAAAATCACCTATCAGGGTTATAAAAAAGAGGGGTTACGCTGTTAGAAATTGGTTGCTTGAGGATACAACATCAGAGCTTATCTGACTAGTTCACCCAATCCGATAAATTTACAGCTCGGTATGTATCCTTCAGGTCACCCCATTGGACGAACTGGATGTGACTAACCAATATTAGTTTCTTACTCCTACTATAGAACTAACCCTATGGTAGGGATCTGCTTAACTTGGCACTCTCTGGTGCCTGGAGTAGATTATGCACTCAGACGCTGTGTATttacaaaatattgtattttgttgGCGTGCGGCACTCACGTAATTTGCCCTGAGAGTGTAGGGCGAATTGTGCCTGCGGGTTGTGCACAGGGGTGCTGTGGAGAGTTGCTTCCCCTGGTACCTTTTGTTTTATATGCCAAAAAATGCAGTGGTTACTCGCAGTTCTTACCAGGCTCCTTCATGCATAGTTTAACGCATCTGCCAGCAGGACTATAAGGAGCTGGGGGATATAGAACAGATTCACATCTGACATGTCAGCATTCAGATGGGAAGAGAACCAGAAGTTGGAAATGACCAGGGGGTGATTGGACTTGCTTGCCAACAGGCTTGCATAGCAGCCGTTTTTGACCTGTCTAGCAGTGTGCGTTGGAGACAGGGGGTTGGTCGGCACAAGTGGGCGGGCGCAGGAGTGAGCCACGCCAAGACATCCTGTGGACCTGACACTGACCAGTAGGTGTCCTCTCTatagaggcacatgcattctgatgaatgggggggggcaggtgaactgaaggggaaCCACCCCTCCTTGAAGGTGCAGGAACACACCAAATGCCCTACTTGGGTACATACCTGCCCAGTCATTTGAGTCCAGGGAATAAGCTTTCCATAATCTAGTATCCTTGAGTGGGTTGATTTCCTTGTTTCACCATGACTATGGCGGACAAAAAGGGGACCCACAAGGATTGTCCGTCAGGAGACCCTTTTTTTCTAAACCATTCTCCTGAACAGACCACTGGCTTGTAACCAGATGTTTTTTCTTGGTCGATCAGAGTAGTTCCTTGTGCCACAGAACAAATCTCTGATTAAACTTTTTGATGGTCCTATGCAGCAATTGCAGACATTATTGACCACGATGGCTAGAATATTGGCACAGCCAATCCTTCTATCTTAAATAATTCACAGGCTCTCAGATTTTTCTTTGAGAGCACATGCCACCTAGGTCCTGCATCCGAAATGGAGACAGGGACATAGGTGGAGCGGACCTGCAGGTCAATTACatgatccagctaggataccTTCATCACACACTAGGTAGTGTAGGTGGTGAAACAAAGTCAGACTCTGACATTTAGCAGAAAGACCTTGCAGGcaagggtcccaccctaaagtaggcctgAGTTCTTTTATatcctctctggtgtgccgtcctggaaggcgtaggagaaaacctacgttagatctaccggtaacggtatttctacgagccttccaggacggcaggcctactacccACCCTATGTAAAGAAAGGTAAGCTATATGCTAAATGGTAAGTACCGATGGGGtgccccttgtgaaccagttcaagattactttattaaatactgaggagcaagggggtgggtgggaacttataacaaacttgtcaattgattgtgtttcctgtgggaggagcccttatctctctggtgtgccgtcctggaaggctcgtagaaataccgttaccggtagatctaacgtaggttttttactttatcagctactgtcagactttaatttaggaggaaaatatttttgactttacaacccctttaatgctggtTTCAGATAAAGGTGTCAGAATACACAGTGCATCGCAGTCtgttgtgtatgggggggggggggggggcttcatagTCGTAGACTGGTCAGGGGGCCCATGCTGACCCATGTTCACAGCCAAAAGCGtctacaatgggcacatgagcatcaAAATTGGTCCATGGAGCACTGCAAGCAAGCAGCCCggtctgatgaattcaagaatggttagaggcagggctcaaaatgtcaagtcctgagccactagccaggccttaagagttactagcCACTAGTTGCACCacccaacccctcccctgccccacccctaagtccacccctaaacacgcccttgtaaattatctcatgaaattacactgttaaatgttttaagcagaattaagttccaaaaataaatattaacaacaaacgTTGACAATATTAACGTAaaacatatcagtacccatcagtgcagcctcactgtgcccatcaaatgcagctttatggtgcccatgaatgcagtctcactgtgcccatgaacgcagcttcactgtgccccatcaaatgcagcttgactgtgccccatcaaatgcagcttcactgtgccccatcaaatgcagcttcactgtgccccatcaaatgcagcgtcgccgtggccccatcaaatgcagcgtcgccgtggccccatcaaatgcagcgtcgccgtggccccatcaaatgcagcgtcgccgtggccccatcaaatgcagcgtcgccgtggccccatcaaatgcagcgtcgccGTGGCCCATTAAATGCAatttcactgtgccccatcaaatgcagcgtcgctgtggccccatcaaatgcagcgtcaccgtgGCCCATTAAATGCAatttcactgtgccccatcaaatgcagcatcacaTGGCCCTTTAAATGTAgtttcactgtgccccaaataaaTGCAGCGTCGCCTTGCCCCATCACTCCAGACTCACCATTGTCTTGATGAGCctggttcacacacacacacagcggacATCTCCCACTCGCTGTGTGTTactgagctgggtctgtgttcggcggctCTGTGTATCAAGATCTcgccccccctagaccggctcgtgtgataggcggatcactgaatcaatctactatcacacaagccggtctagggggCGGGATCTTGTTACACGGAGCCGCCGAACACACACCCAGCTCCGTACGTGACACACAGTGGGAGATGCCCACTGTGTGCGTGTGAGGAGGAGGCGGTGGCTTCAGTCCAGCCATGCCGCTCAGTGTCTCccagctgacagtttcctggatggtcgcttcagccaggaagctgtcagCCTGCTCTGTCCCTGCACCTCACTCGCCCTACACTAAattttactcgcaaaatgcgagcatgcgagtggaatttttgagggctgggtTAGAGGGACACAACAAAAATTGAGATGTTGACTTGGCCTCaattcaccagatctcaatccaattgaaCTACTGTGGgatgtgttagaaaaaaaaatctgatccatGGAGGAACCACCTTATAGGACTTATATGCTATTTGTGGCATGGTACcaaataccacagcataccttcaagggtcactaaaggaaaacatttttttagctaaatagcttcctttaccttactgcagttctggtttcatgtcctcattgttcgtttttgctttgatgttgctgtaattcctctctgttctggacacttcctggttgtctgtttcctgataaccacagtactgggagatttctcacggtggtgactaatcaaggaggtgtgattactgtgtgtcagcaccaatccagtttcgttttacaatccatcactgccctctattggctctctgtctctgaacatcagagaaccaggaaacaacagcaaaaacgaaactaaactgcaggcacattatgattgttttttatctaatttttaatcatttttaaaattaatcagttaactattaaatctctataccctgtacacagtcatttcagctaaaaaaaaatgttttcctttagtgaccctttcagAGATCTGGTGGAGTCTATGCCTTGAAAGGTTATGGCTGGTTGGTATATatattagagcaggggtctccaaactactgccctccagttgaccaggaactacaattcccatcatgcctagtcgtgttgcctcatcagcgcacatcagtgtaggagaaaaattacctgtttgcaaaattttatataacaaactatgagaactttcggtctttttttcatttgcaaaaaatgtaaaaaaaaacagtggtgattaaatactaccaaaaaaaaaattaataaaaatgttgtttgggtacagtgttgcatgcgcaattttcattcaaagtgcaacagcggtgaaagctgaaaattggcccggcaggaagggggtttacatgcccagtaggcaagtggttaacattttgCAGAAATGTAATACATGCTCCCacgttaataaaataaaaaaaagtattctatttttatcttttttaagtttaagaagcatgggggggggggggagtgttctgGATAATGGATGAGACAAGTTCAAAACCCATTTAATGCCTGTATTTTTTTCCATCTCTGATTTTTAGGGAGTTTATTGAAGAAAAGATAGTTGACTTTGCCAAGCAGAATCCCAGTGTTGTTCTGTATGTGAATCCCAAGCCATGCAGAGTACCCAAACTGGTGGGGGAATACCGTAAGTACTGATTAATACATTGTTTATGATGTCAATGAAAATCGAGGGTATCTTATGAATCCTAGCAGTCAAGCCTCATACACGGGGaagaatctcgtcagaaaaaaaaaagttttttcctggcaagaatctcttgccgcccgaatgtacacacactcctttcaaaagaaccgctgttcttttgaaaggcaagaacgcagtgatgtcatcgcgtacgacgagcttgcgctcgtcacatttgatgccgttgccgccatcttgcttcaccctacctatgccgtggaagctaccgcgcatacttcaaagtaattttgagcatgcacgggcTTCCACAGCAacgggtaagtatacagacgctcgggtttctcgtcaggaaacaggtcgacaagaatctcaacgagaaaatagagagcaggatctctatttttctcatcgagattctgggaAGATTTCCAGACgataaacctgaaagcctcgtacacacgctcgcttTACTCGGTAAGAAAGCTCTgctagcagttttcttgctggttcttgccgagaaaaccgagcgtgtgtacaaggcttcagtctAGAGAAAGTCACAAGCAGTTCTAGGCTTTTATGGGCTGAAGCCCATGCTATACACTCTGCAGTCCTTGTACTGCAGTCCATGCTATACACTCTGCAGTCCATGCTATACACTCTGCAGTCCATGCTATACACTCTGCAGTCCATGCTATACACTCTGCAGTCCTTGTACTGCAGTCCATGCTATACACTCTGCAGTTCTTGTACTGCAGTCCATGCTATACACTCTGCAGTCCTTGTACTGCAGTCCATGCTATACACTCTGCAGTCCTTGTACTGCAGTCCATGCTATACACTCTGCAGTCCTTGTACTGCAGTCCATGCTATACACTCTGCAGTCCATGCTATACACTCTGCAGTCCATGCTATACACTCTGCAGTCCTTGTACTGCAGTCCATGCTATACACTCTGCAGTGCGTGTACTGCAGTCCATGCTATACACTCTGCAGCCCATGCTATACACTCTGCAGCCCATGCTATACACTCTGCAGCCCATGCTATACACTCTGCAGTCCTTGTACTGCAGTCCATGCTATACACTCTTAAGCTGGCAGCACGCTGAAGATCGGGTCTCTGCTCTCGCACAGTGGTGTGGATTTCCAGCAGTTCTACACAATGTTACAATCAACATTACTCGGAAGTGTGAGTATTGTCAATTGGAGCACAGTAGTTGTGACTGGACAGGTACATGTCAGAGACTGGAGATGTGGACTACTGTACTCTTTGCGAGGCACTGGGGAGTTTAGCATGGGCTGCAGAGTTGACACCTTAAAACATCAGACGCATGCTTTAATTTTTAGTCCACCTGTAATAGAAAACAAAGGTTCAACTGGGCTTTATAAGTTGTGTTATTATTGAGGgcatgtgtgtgtgtccccccccccccccccccactaccctgAAGTAAACCTGTGGTTTGTGCATGACTGGAAAAGCAGGTTTACTTTGATAACCAGCATCGCATAAGTTGTGTGACAAGCACTGGTGATTGGACATTTAGTCATCCAGCATTGTCCCAGTGAGCAGCCCTGAGTGATATCCAAGTCACAATTTTACAACAGTGTACACAGGcattgaggctccattcacacctaggcgtttttacacccgacgctattgcagcctgaaatacgctggaggggtgatttaacattgtcggctatggagatggttcacatctccacgccgtacgcctgaagctcaaaacaagtcccggaccctttttttcaggcggcttcggcgtttggcatagccgacaatgtttaatcacccctccggcgtattttaggccaaaaaacgctgcgttttgtcgcgacaaatcgcgggacaaaatgcCGCAATTTGACGCGcctttttcccaggatcgcggtggactaggcccccacctcccccgccgctcgATCACGGGGGGCCCGTGAtatccggtaattgaggccgaggCTTTGcgccttgtgaagtccccagctcttccttctgtgagctggcgccatctggtggtggccgttggtacagcagttctaatgtcatttttcactattttcactgccatcttcttccctctaattagaacccccaaacattatataagccatgattaagcactagctcagtgcgaaacgcgtcggctatctacctgttcctttgttgcaccttgtgaagtgatgtacttgctgtgtttttttgaataaaagacaaccgtttggtcattggagtgcggctatccatcctctttcttcgagtaaattcatacccaacatgtcacgcttcaaaattgcatccgctcgtggaatgccgacaaacttttaccctttaaaatcttcatgggcgacgtttaaaaaaatcgctctaccaatcgcggcgatacctcacatgtgtggtttgaacaccgtttacatatgtgggcgctgctcacgtatgtattcgcttctgcacgcaagctcgtcggggcggggtgcgttttctggctcctaactttttttagctggctcctatattgcaagcaaatttgtcaaaccctgtgtgtcctcaaccaaaccaaGGCTGGTGTtagaactgatcacatgtgcagcaccatggcagttgcagatcaaacagaagcagcttccttggctgtaatgaATAGGAAGGTTTAATTTTGCTTAAGGCTGTCAGCCTCTACAAACTCTGTAGTGCCTAAatgttaaacagtataggcacttatttttaatgggagccagcctgaagtgatctagcaggatttttttcctgacaaaagttccactttaaagcaggattccacccgcaatttttattttattttttttaaagtcagcagctactaaggacacttaccttgtcctacttgcccgcgctgatggccccccgatGCTGATCCCACGACTGATGCAGGTCCcgtgccgccattcacactaggtgaaacaggcagtaaagccttacggcttcactgcccatttcctactacgcctgtgtgagtctcgtgccggcttgtgaatgggcggctgctctctgagaacacacacagttcccagaaagcagcgcgccccattcactaggagaagaagaAAACACACCGCAGtgccgaagaggcagattacggacttccgcatagcaacaggtatttcgggtgagtataaattttattttttcactttttattttatttttattttttaggacttttggccaaatgttcctgggtggaactccgctttaaatctgtcCTGACTGCATTGTAACCACCAACTAGAATATGGCAGTTTCAATCTTGTGCCTTATGGTATAACCGTTTTAAATTCAAGACTCATTGATGTATGTGGCAAGTTCATGCAATCAGATGACTATTGTTCTAGAATGAATATTGAATGCATTTGTTCCTTCTTtcagtgaatgggactgtcagaGAAGAAGCCATTAACAGCAGAACTGCAGAGCAAATAACAGAGCTGGTGCAGAAGATGGCCAGCCAGTCTGGTCTGGAGATCATCCGCATCAGGAAACCTCAACACACAGACAACCCCAGCATTCAGGGACAATGGCACCCCTTCACCAACAAATCCTCTACCATAAACATACAGTTGTTTGATGCTGTTAGCCAACAGGCTGAATCCCAGCCATAAATATTAACCTTATCATAATATTGTCATTTCTTATAGCACTGGTCCATACACAGCCTAATCCTTGCAAGTGACACTTATTTTGATACCTGCTTGAGAGAATTGGGCTGTGCAGGGCTTTCCTGGGGTGAAAACAGCCAGGAACATGTTAATGCACCTAGAGAATTTCCACTCTTTTAGGACATCTCTGTGAAAGGGGTTCTTTTGGACAGATAACAGCAGAGTCTAGTAGTACAGGGATATGAGAAATAATAGACAGATAATGACTACTGTTCTCAAGAAGACCTCTGTGCCTGTCTACTTGTGTAAAGCTGGACTAGAATGTATGTTACAGACATGAAACAGGTGTATAATAAAATGTTCATAATACAGAGTATGTGTTGTATAGCATGCATTTATGCAAATGAATTTTGCCATACAAATAATCTGAGCCTGCTGTGCTGGCATTCAACCAATGCCAACTAAAACTTTCTAGATATGAGTTTCAATGACAACTCCAAGCAATATATGCCATTTGCAGTCTGATTGTGCACCTCTGGTGGTGACTACACGCAGCCTGCAAGCTACAAAACTGACTTTATATTGAATATGCACAATAGCTTAATACATTAAACAAATAATTCCTGCACAAAATTGAATCGTAGCTGATGGATATGCATGTTTTAACAATGGCATCTCTGCCACACTTTCAGTGGACTTCATTGTCCATGAGGCATTGTGGGTTCTGTATCCTGTAATTGGCTCTCAGCGGTCACATAATTGGGagtctattctgcaaagtttgtaTAAaggtatctttaaccacttcccacccgtagGATGGCATATGACGTTTTTTAGGTTGAAGTTGTGATATCTGGATAATGcctacagctacaggcatcatccatatacagtaaaaccttggttttagagtaacttgatttgagagtgttttgcaagacgagcaatatttttttttatttttttataaattttgaccatacaagcgatgtcttgatataagagtagcgtcatgtcacaactgagtataaaaaagaagagaggcgcctctaagtgtagcaatatggttacatttaatgaaggtacaacatttagcaactcacatggttgatgattaaaacgggcacatctaaatatgcaggcacctggggtaaagctgtccacatagaccattctcctcacTGCCATTTATGTCGCCcccttccacgagcggttcaagcctcgctttcagaatgCTCTActacagggtagtcttcccggtcatgattgcagacttaTGAGAGCCGacggtgcggaggatggtctatgtggacagctttaccccggatgctttCATACTTGGATgtacctcttttaatcatcaatcatgtgagttgctaaatgttgtaccttcattaaatataaccatattgctacacttagaggcgcctctcttctcttttatactctgtagctcctgctggattttgcttctaattcccattgtggaggcttccatttgtggatggacattttattgtTAAACACCTTATCACAtttctataatctttttatatggactataaactgaaggacttatgaataaaatggttgtggaatgaatcatttgagtttccattatttcttatgggaaagtttgctttgatatacaagtgctttggattacaagcatgcttctggaacaaattatgctcgcaatccaagattttactctatctttgttttcaaccgcaaATTCCCTTGAATGTAAAAGCCGCTGGATTGCTTgcaggcagtgggaggggacattcaccctccccccccccccccccttccaatgtGATTGGGAATCTAGAGATCCTGATGGTGCCGCCAGTTCACTAACGGCTCTGACAGATGCAAACACTGACAATTTTTATTTCCCCTGGAAAGCAGagattggttgttttttttttttttttttttaatctcatgttttTCAGGGTAGAGGAAATATCTCTCATACCAGATGTCTTCATAAAGAGGACAttgtccattccccccccccccccccccttaaaaaaagaaagcattgtaaaaaaaaaacacgacacgTGCCACTGTCACGTGAGATTAAAAaaacctcaacataattgaaaatctatggatagaccataaaagagcagtgcgtgacagacagcccagaaatctcaaagaactggaagacttttgtaaggaagaatgggcaaagatacctcaaacaagaattgaaagactcttggctggctacaaaaagcgtttacaagctgtgatacttgccagagggggcagtacaagatattaactctgcagggtgcccaaacttttagagacgccatttttttgttttctgtaattttgaaagtgtaaatgatggaaataaaatcgaactttttttgaCCTATTATAAGAAAGTCTAATCTGTAAAAatttgccttttggagatttttccatctttccttggcttcgttatgcacattaatacaaatttttacctggggtgcccaaactttccatccccactgtaacagtaaactgaggttctatagtgaaatacagtactttgaACTCCGTCTGACTGTTTATATGTTGGGTTTATATCTTGAATGTTAAAtgcagcggcaagcctgctgatgtcacaggtttgctaatctgacagaagtccgctgcttttaaaattcaacatataAAGAGGGggcgggtcacgtgacgggtggccccgccttacctatataagaaatgtcactagttccagccgcgtcattcgccaggctgtctccggtggagacaggcggccagcgatgctgcgctctggataccggacctggatggatcttctcatcgctgcggagaggagatcacacgtcgctggataccgacaacgttggagcgggatcgagagtggattagcaccgctggattttttatttttttaaatttatttttaataaattacttttttccacggtgtgtgtgttttttacaattatttacacttccttcgtgaaatggtaggggtacaatgtaccccattaccaattcacataggggggggcaggatctgggggtaacctttattaaaggggtcttccagattctgataagccccccccgcccgcagaccccacaaccaccagccagggttgtggagatgaggcccttgtccccatcaacatggggacatcctccccatgttgagggcatgtggcctggtacggttcaggaggggggggtgctctctcatcccccctcttttctgcggccggccaggttacatgctcggataaggggtctggtgtggatttttgggggaacttcacgccattttttttttttttacatttggggtggagttccccttaaaatccacaccagacctgaagggtctggaatgggtatttgggggaaacccccacgtcattttttttttaaattgacggcggggttccccttaatatccataccagacctgaagggcctggtaattgaatttgggggacccccacactttttttttttatgaatgaattctctctgaattgccaggagccgacaattcattatagccgtgagtcatttttaaatgactttttttccttca
This sequence is a window from Rana temporaria chromosome 10, aRanTem1.1, whole genome shotgun sequence. Protein-coding genes within it:
- the MRPL43 gene encoding 39S ribosomal protein L43, mitochondrial: MTARGSPSRFLKSVLQNGVGRYVCQLKRLTLTFSKDAQPSRGAREFIEEKIVDFAKQNPSVVLYVNPKPCRVPKLVGEYLNGTVREEAINSRTAEQITELVQKMASQSGLEIIRIRKPQHTDNPSIQGQWHPFTNKSSTINIQLFDAVSQQAESQP